A region from the Leishmania panamensis strain MHOM/PA/94/PSC-1 chromosome 20 sequence genome encodes:
- a CDS encoding hypothetical protein (TriTrypDB/GeneDB-style sysID: LpmP.20.4600), producing MRDLSSRGKTAVLLVALLALLGTKGVQAYSVRYAGKVSLNGMMNFETVGYCGQDDSGHSMMPKLQSYQTSAAEVLSNNNFNTAPIGGESRQSACLDANCTWQFNHGLHYRNEITFYYGVVYKDNLLGGPADGIYNNFASGQPVWWSNVSYWGGRQPYMMSGGQWANGNVVTYFTQWVCEYYEYQLSDASIFPTYPDGQVITPHFAGNYYHCDKVVERDSQGRWIYQRCKEPFPWWGGLVIAIVSLMAVVVIIITICCLSFGNERRKIRKERERKLETLADNPAQVPNQTQVGLGRTPAHCGDD from the coding sequence CGCGCGGCAAGACTGCCGTACTGCTGGTCGCCCTCCTGGCGCTGCTTGGCACGAAAGGGGTGCAGGCATACTCTGTTCGCTATGCTGGCAAGGTCTCCTTGAATGGTATGATGAACTTCGAGACAGTGGGCTACTGCGGCCAGGACGACTCAGGGCACTCTATGATGCCAAAGTTGCAGAGCTATCAGACGTCTGCAGCAGAGGTGCTGTCCAACAACAACTTCAACACGGCCCCGATCGGTGGTGAGTCGCGCCAGTCCGCCTGCCTCGACGCCAACTGCACGTGGCAGTTCAACCATGGTTTGCACTACCGCAATGAAATCACGTTCTACTATGGCGTCGTGTACAAGGACAATCTACTCGGTGGCCCAGCCGATGGCATATACAACAACTTTGCCTCTGGTCAACCAGTCTGGTGGAGCAACGTGAGCTATTGGGGCGGCCGGCAACCTTACATGATGAGCGGCGGCCAGTGGGCGAACGGTAACGTGGTCACGTACTTCACGCAGTGGGTATGTGAGTATTACGAGTACCAGTTGTCGGATGCGTCCATCTTCCCCACCTATCCGGACGGTCAAGTCATCACACCGCATTTCGCGGGCAACTACTATCACTGCGACAAGGTGGTAGAGCGAGACTCACAGGGTCGCTGGATCTACCAGCGCTGTAAGGAGCCGTTCCCATGGTGGGGCGGCCTCGTCATCGCCATCGTCAGCCTCATGGCGGTGGTCGTCATAATCATCACCATTTGCTGCCTGTCCTTCGGGAACGAACGCAGGAAGATTCGCAAGGAGCGAGAGCGCAAGCTGGAGACGCTAGCCGACAACCCGGCACAAGTGCCGAATCAGACGCAGGTGGGCCTGGGTCGCACCCCGGCCCACTGCGGCGACGATTAG
- a CDS encoding hypothetical protein (TriTrypDB/GeneDB-style sysID: LpmP.20.4610): protein MEALLLGTSRSEWYERVQVFLVLATERMMSLQSGIFWTFSYVLLLTLMYLFHSPFRSQLESRTDWYAQLTKGLQIWLAVVLLCFHVGPHVVESPSTAAGATGTKSMASGATQHILAEDTVATIFFPTFCFSSSFCLLLHKIKRRYKLAFTYGASLTVVLINSVLLSSFATMHYTTCRELFSTAETAVKASEKTRTTPAAGSLTLPLVWKRTSLVVCPQPAKEKPFVCIAFLCTLCVTFVGIDYLYKKHVAGGDPLRGILWADLYPEKQKSYNSSLASSSRTPFIFRCWGWRRAHVSDNHAAERLGLSEGDPRLQELTPKTIVVPSHAKHASRCGDGDTDPAGWQDEHDRLSVSDGKCVTHPTNRPGMVPWFSTFIIRTTWQVLARMSLEFLTFDIRVLQHYARPKVFELHFESSLKDLPSFRMDSERDSMYANGKPTAADAATLSATCPPTPLQRDATQALKQPLPATSPEKRVRENDKDIWFDWISDVGDGFNPTYAMARLLARPFLKLTFYHPPSRRVGLSLFPTYEEVTPAKTPSPNSAPDVLPRGSFVLVGGDLAYPSPNDETYTTRLFEPYHDAMSGNVRLQSVFHAEQQRVIVADASDADVAHVHLLDAETVSEMATGRAALRTGRATAEEALRSVPLLFAIPGNHDWFDGLTTFHKYILERTWIGGWLMPQRSSFFVLRLPHNWFILCGDTGNMQDIDVAQRNYFLDVIEKYMDVESCVILAAHEPGWVYDSMLHKPKLAQPELSKVCDALGTRLRLRLAGDIHHYSRHVPVDASSEAATLVVSGGGGAFLHGARNDSIISQGTKYVRACAFPEHNTLPTMLNRLLGFRVINWKFDLIIGVCSFLVVVSLLPQSIKDVRCDLESGPLMTLPDAVATWWERVCVYIVTLFSKGIASLLATLGFLAVFASAGVEKDIPVWMRLLHSCLWSFLTVFICCGMLAYLICTLQYMAENHLLVSADGHWGGVLEDQVFASVDGLLNHTKELLGGPHASVIAHELHRLQTSFYGGRLVSWCGVILRCLDPFEMLAYLSEKVSSPEMGTFAGDASRVDELLYYLYFVFFYWTLVTPLVSFVIGSYLMCCVTLFDCLYDAAYSAFQIEEYKHFVRFRLDVATRELHAYVVALRHVPKSWTWDSTYQAELKGDAVRAAPPHLRAHPSRWHGKHFRATSRCDDGKRAAFDEGVEEGVEILEHFVCSPHRLPMPMSAS from the coding sequence ATGGAGGCACTACTTTTGGGGACTAGCCGCTCGGAGTGGTATGAGCGAGTACAGGTCTTTCTCGTGCTCGCGACGGAGCGCATGATGTCGCTTCAGTCTGGCATCTTCTGGACCTTCTCCTACGTACTTCTGCTGACCCTTATGTATCTCTTTCACTCACCGTTTCGCTCGCAGCTAGAGAGCCGCACGGACTGGTACGCGCAGCTCACGAAAGGGCTGCAGATATGGCTCGCGGTAGTGCTCCTGTGCTTCCATGTCGGGCCACATGTTGTGGAGTCGCCCTctaccgctgctggtgcgacGGGTACAAAATCGATGGCCTCAGGCGCAACGCAGCACATCCTCGCCGAGGACACAGTGGCCACCATCTTCTTTCCGACCTTCTGCTTCAGTAGTTCCTTCTGCCTACTTCTGCACAAGATCAAGCGCCGGTACAAGCTCGCCTTTACCTACGGGGCCAGCCTCACGGTTGTGCTAATCAACTCTGTGCTCTTGTCGAGCTTCGCGACGATGCACTACACGACATGCCGTGAGCTCTTCTCGACGGCGGAAACCGCCGTCAAGGCATCTGAGAAGACGCGGACGACCCCGGCCGCTGGGAGCCTGACATTGCCGTTGGTGTGGAAGCGAACATCACTGGTCGTCTGCCCGCAGCCAGCCAAAGAGAAGCCGTTTGTATGCATTGCCTTCCTATGCACCCTCTGCGTGACCTTTGTGGGGATTGATTACCTTTACAAGAAGCATGTCGCCGGCGGGGACCCGTTGCGCGGTATTCTGTGGGCAGACTTGTACCcggagaaacagaaaagctACAACTCCTCGCTGGCTTCCTCGTCACGCACCCCCTTCATCTTTCGCTGCTGGGGCTGGCGACGTGCCCACGTCAGCGACAACCACGCGGCAGAACGCCTCGGCCTCTCCGAGGGCGATCCACGGCTCCAGGAGTTGACTCCTAAGACCATTGTAGTGCCTAGTCATGCAAAGCACGCAAGCCGATGTGGAGACGGCGACACGGACCCGGCCGGGTGGCAGGATGAGCACGACCGGCTGAGTGTATCAGACGGAAAATGCGTAACTCACCCCACAAACCGACCAGGCATGGTGCCGTGGTTCTCAACCTTCATCATAAGGACAACCTGGCAGGTACTGGCGCGCATGTCGCTCGAGTTCCTCACGTTCGACATacgtgtgctgcagcactacGCGCGGCCGAAGGTGTTTGAGCTCCATTTTGAGTCATCCCTGAAGGATTTACCAAGTTTTCGCATGGACAGCGAGAGGGACAGCATGTATGCCAACGGCAAGCCTACCGCGGCCGATGCTGCCACCCTTTCCGCCACCTGTCCACCGACACCACTGCAGCGTGACGCAACGCAGGCACTGAAACAGCCACTGCCGGCGACTTCCCCAGAGAAAAGGGTCCGAGAAAACGACAAGGATATCTGGTTTGACTGGATTTCGGACGTCGGTGATGGCTTTAACCCAACGTACGCCATGGCCCGCCTCCTTGCCCGGCCATTCCTCAAGCTAACATTCTACCACCCACCGAGCAGAAGAGTCggtctctcgctctttccgaCTTATGAAGAAGTGACGCCAGCAAAGACGCCGAGTCCCAACAGTGCACCAGACGTACTGCCGCGGGGGTCTTTTGTGCTGGTTGGGGGAGACCTCGCCTACCCGAGTCCCAACGACGAGACGTACACGACACGCCTGTTCGAGCCGTACCACGACGCGATGAGCGGCAACGTGCGGCTGCAGAGCGTCTTCcacgcggagcagcagcgcgtgatTGTCGCGGACGCGAGCGATGCGGATGttgcgcatgtgcacctGCTGGACGCTGAGACGGTGTCGGAGATGGCGACAgggcgtgcggcgctgcggacGGGGCGCGCaacggcggaggaggcgctgcggagcgtgccgctgctgtttgcGATCCCCGGCAACCACGACTGGTTTGACGGACTGACGACGTTTCACAAGTACATCCTTGAGCGGACGTGGATTGGGGGGTGGCTGATGCCGCAGCGAAGCAGCTTCTTTGTGCTGAGGCTGCCACACAACTGGTTCATACTGTGTGGCGACACGGGCAATATGCAGGACATCGACGTAGCGCAGCGCAACTACTTCCTGGACGTGATTGAGAAGTACATGGATGTGGAGAGCTGCGTGATTCTGGCGGCGCACGAGCCGGGCTGGGTGTACGATTCCATGTTGCACAAACCGAAGCTGGCGCAACCGGAATTGTCAAAAGTGTGCGATGCTCTTGGCACGCGCCTTCGACTGCGGTTGGCGGGTGACATCCACCACTACTCTCGCCATGTACCGGTGGATGCGTCATcggaggcggcgacgctggtggtgagcggcggcggtggcgccttcCTGCACGGGGCACGCAATGATTCTATCATCTCCCAGGGAACCAAGTATGTCCGCGCCTGTGCCTTTCCGGAGCACAATACGCTTCCCACAATGCTAAATCGGTTGCTAGGCTTCCGCGTCATCAACTGGAAGTTTGACCTCATCATTGGCGTCTGTAGCTTTCTCGTTGttgtgtcgctgctgcctcaaTCCATCAAGGATGTGCGTTGCGACTTGGAGAGCGGCCCGCTCATGACGCTGCCAGATGCGGTGGCGACATGGTGGGAGCGGGTGTGCGTCTACATCGTGACGCTGTTCTCCAAGGGCatcgcgtcgctgctggccACGCTCGGCTTCCTCGCTGTCTTCGCGTCGGCTGGTGTTGAGAAAGATATACCGGTGtggatgcggctgctgcactcaTGCCTTTGGTCATTTCTCACCGTGTTCATCTGCTGCGGCATGCTCGCCTACTTGATCTGCACGCTGCAATACATGGCGGAGAACCACCTGTTGGTATCTGCAGATGGTCACTGGGGCGGCGTTCTGGAGGACCAGGTCTTCGCTTCAGTCGATGGACTGCTGAATCACACAAAGGAACTACTGGGCGGACCCCACGCCAGCGTCATCGCGCACGAGCTACACCGCCTACAGACTTCCTTTTACGGTGGTCGGCTGGTGAGCTGGTGCGGCGTCATCCTGCGCTGTCTCGACCCGTTTGAGATGCTCGCGTACCTGTCGGAGAAGGTGAGCTCGCCAGAGATGGGAACCTTTGCCGGGGATGCTAGCCGTGTCGACGAGCTGCTTTACTACCTGTACTTTGTCTTCTTTTACTGGACTCTTGTCACGCCGCTCGTGTCATTCGTCATTGGCAGCTACCTCATGTGCTGTGTGACGCTCTTTGACTGCCTCTACGACGCCGCCTACTCGGCATTCCAGATTGAGGAGTACAAGCACTTTGTGCGCTTCCGCCTTGACGTCGCGACGCGAGAGCTTCACGCGTACGTGGTCGCCCTTCGGCACGTGCCTAAGTCGTGGACCTGGGATTCTACGTATcaggcggagctgaaggGTGATGCAGTGCgagcggcgccaccacaCCTGCGCGCCCACCCGAGCCGCTGGCACGGCAAACACTTCCGCGCGACTTCCAGGTGCGATGACGGGAAGCGCGCGGCGTTCGATGAAGGTGTGGAGGAAGGAGTTGAGATTCTCGAGCATTTTGTATGCTCCCCACACCGGCTGCCGATGCCGATGTCAGCCAGCTAG